One genomic window of [Clostridium] scindens ATCC 35704 includes the following:
- the cobJ gene encoding precorrin-3B C(17)-methyltransferase produces MNKIYVVGIGPGAYEQMTVKAVRAIEMSQVIVGYTVYTDLLKKEFPDKDYRNTPMRQEVERCRMAYEEAAAGKKVAMVCSGDAGIYGMAGLMYEVGTEYPQVELEIIPGVTAALGGAAVLGAPLGHDCCMISLSDLLTPWEQIEKRIVAAALADFVICLYNPSSKKRSDYLQKACHLMLSYKGEDTVCGIVKNIAREGESMEILSLQELKDAKADMFSTVFIGNCKTRVIDGKMITPRGYQYERE; encoded by the coding sequence TTGAATAAGATCTATGTAGTTGGAATAGGCCCTGGAGCCTATGAGCAGATGACGGTGAAGGCCGTGCGGGCCATAGAAATGAGCCAGGTAATCGTCGGGTATACCGTGTATACGGACTTGCTGAAAAAGGAATTTCCGGACAAGGACTATCGGAACACGCCTATGCGGCAGGAGGTAGAACGCTGCCGCATGGCTTATGAGGAAGCGGCGGCAGGAAAGAAGGTGGCTATGGTATGCAGCGGAGATGCCGGCATCTATGGGATGGCAGGCTTGATGTATGAGGTTGGGACGGAGTATCCCCAGGTGGAACTGGAGATTATTCCCGGCGTCACAGCTGCGCTGGGAGGGGCAGCTGTATTGGGCGCTCCTTTGGGACATGACTGCTGCATGATCAGCCTGAGCGATCTGTTGACCCCCTGGGAGCAGATTGAAAAAAGAATTGTGGCTGCCGCTTTGGCAGACTTTGTAATCTGCCTGTATAACCCGTCCAGCAAGAAGCGGAGCGACTATCTGCAGAAAGCCTGCCATCTGATGCTTTCCTATAAAGGAGAGGATACGGTCTGCGGCATTGTAAAGAATATAGCAAGAGAAGGCGAGAGCATGGAGATATTGAGCCTGCAGGAACTCAAAGACGCAAAGGCAGATATGTTTTCTACCGTGTTCATAGGCAACTGCAAGACAAGGGTTATTGACGGCAAGATGATAACGCCAAGAGGATACCAGTATGAAAGAGAATAA
- a CDS encoding cobalt-precorrin 5A hydrolase: MQIAVISFTKNGKELADKIAGCLSEEGYEVTADIKCNGARGSITESLGEWTGRMFRKCYALIYVGAAGIAVRAIAPYVESKTSDPAVLVADEKGSYIIPVLSGHIGGANELAVSLAAGIGGTPVITTATDIHHLWAVDKFAQENHLWIADMAKAKRISARLLAGEEIIVDCTCEENRIKGEPPEGIRMVDSQSQEKEPDICIGIHKNPSWRHTLYLVPRAAVVGIGCRKGTDAGKIEKAIERTLNREGIFQSSLCKLASIDIKAGEEGILRYCRNHSLELETYSAGELLKAEGEFHASAFVEKITGIDNVCERSAVYASGNGRLVVEKQVDDGVTVAVAQRDWRIIFE; encoded by the coding sequence ATGCAGATAGCAGTGATCAGTTTTACCAAAAATGGGAAAGAACTTGCGGACAAGATTGCCGGATGTTTATCTGAAGAAGGATATGAAGTAACGGCAGATATCAAATGCAATGGAGCGCGGGGCTCCATAACAGAATCCCTGGGTGAATGGACAGGACGGATGTTTCGAAAGTGCTACGCCCTGATCTATGTTGGCGCAGCTGGAATCGCCGTGCGCGCGATAGCCCCTTATGTGGAATCCAAGACGAGCGATCCGGCTGTGCTGGTGGCAGACGAAAAAGGCAGCTACATTATCCCGGTTCTGTCCGGCCACATAGGCGGCGCCAATGAATTGGCTGTTTCGCTTGCCGCCGGAATAGGCGGAACGCCTGTGATCACTACGGCTACGGACATCCATCATCTGTGGGCAGTGGATAAGTTTGCCCAGGAGAATCATCTGTGGATTGCGGACATGGCGAAGGCTAAGCGGATATCGGCCAGATTATTGGCGGGCGAGGAAATCATCGTGGATTGTACCTGTGAAGAGAACCGGATAAAGGGTGAACCTCCGGAGGGAATTCGAATGGTGGATTCACAAAGCCAGGAGAAAGAGCCGGACATATGCATCGGCATCCACAAAAATCCCAGCTGGAGGCATACGCTGTATCTGGTGCCCCGGGCAGCGGTTGTTGGAATCGGATGCAGAAAAGGGACGGACGCGGGAAAGATAGAGAAGGCAATTGAGCGTACTTTAAATAGAGAAGGCATTTTTCAAAGCAGCCTTTGCAAACTGGCAAGTATTGATATAAAAGCAGGGGAAGAGGGGATTCTGAGGTATTGCAGAAACCATTCCCTGGAATTGGAAACTTACAGCGCCGGAGAACTTCTAAAGGCAGAGGGGGAATTTCATGCTTCTGCGTTTGTAGAAAAGATCACCGGAATTGATAACGTGTGTGAAAGAAGCGCCGTATATGCCAGCGGCAATGGCAGGCTGGTGGTAGAGAAGCAAGTGGATGACGGAGTTACGGTAGCGGTTGCGCAGAGGGATTGGAGGATTATATTTGAATAA
- the cobM gene encoding precorrin-4 C(11)-methyltransferase, producing MIHFVGAGPGAEDLITVRGRRLLREADVIIYAGSLVNPGLLKEAGEACRIYNSAVMTLEEVIAVMKQAEAEGLKTVRLHTGDPCLYGAIREQMDILDRLGIPYESCPGVSSFCAAAAALNLEYTLPEVSQSVVITRMEGRTPVPEKERIASFASHGATMVLFLSTGLLKKLTDQLIAGGYRQDTPAAIVYKATWPEEETHICTVGTLEETAKAYGITKTALIIVGEVVLHQNYERSKLYDPSFTTEYRTAEHPWKQQEAGDGKD from the coding sequence ATGATACATTTTGTTGGAGCAGGCCCGGGGGCGGAAGATCTGATTACCGTCCGGGGTCGGCGGCTGCTTAGAGAGGCGGACGTAATCATATATGCCGGGTCCCTTGTGAATCCGGGACTGCTAAAAGAAGCGGGGGAAGCGTGCAGAATCTATAATAGCGCGGTAATGACGCTGGAGGAAGTGATAGCGGTGATGAAGCAGGCGGAGGCAGAAGGGCTTAAGACTGTCCGGCTTCACACCGGGGATCCTTGCCTGTATGGCGCGATCCGGGAGCAGATGGACATTTTGGATCGGCTGGGAATACCTTATGAATCCTGTCCGGGCGTCAGTTCATTCTGCGCGGCAGCGGCTGCATTGAATCTGGAATATACATTGCCTGAAGTATCCCAGAGCGTGGTGATCACCAGGATGGAGGGAAGGACGCCGGTTCCGGAGAAAGAACGGATCGCATCCTTTGCATCCCATGGCGCGACTATGGTATTATTCTTAAGTACAGGACTGCTTAAGAAACTGACGGACCAGCTGATTGCGGGAGGATATCGCCAGGATACGCCGGCGGCAATCGTATACAAGGCCACCTGGCCAGAGGAAGAGACGCATATCTGTACGGTTGGAACGTTAGAGGAGACTGCAAAAGCATATGGGATTACGAAGACTGCGCTGATCATCGTAGGAGAAGTGGTGCTTCATCAGAACTATGAAAGGTCTAAACTTTACGACCCTTCATTTACGACAGAGTACCGAACAGCCGAACATCCATGGAAGCAGCAGGAAGCAGGCGACGGGAAGGATTGA
- the cobI gene encoding precorrin-2 C(20)-methyltransferase translates to MAGKLYGVGVGPGDPGLLTLKAIQVMEACDVIAAPGKEPENTVAYQIASSACPAIQKKGILGIHMPMTKDKERLKKSHADGARILEEYLDQGRTVAFLTLGDPTVYSTYIYLHNIVKEAGYETEIVSGVTSFCAAAARLEMDIASKAQQIHIIPASYQIEEALLLPGTKVLMKAGGKLPEVKEVLKHHPAEVTMVENCGMEQERIYYGAEQIPEDAGYYTLLFVKEEGEPL, encoded by the coding sequence ATGGCAGGAAAATTATACGGAGTAGGAGTTGGACCCGGGGATCCGGGACTTCTTACGTTAAAGGCAATTCAGGTGATGGAGGCATGCGACGTCATCGCGGCGCCGGGAAAAGAGCCGGAAAATACGGTGGCATACCAGATCGCGTCCAGCGCCTGCCCGGCAATTCAAAAAAAGGGGATACTGGGAATCCATATGCCTATGACGAAGGATAAAGAGAGGTTAAAAAAGAGTCATGCAGATGGAGCCCGAATACTGGAAGAGTATCTGGATCAGGGAAGGACGGTAGCATTTCTGACCCTTGGCGATCCTACGGTTTACTCTACCTACATCTATCTGCACAATATTGTGAAGGAAGCGGGATATGAGACGGAGATTGTGAGCGGAGTCACCTCTTTTTGCGCCGCTGCCGCGCGGCTTGAGATGGATATTGCCAGCAAGGCGCAGCAGATCCATATCATACCGGCTTCCTATCAGATCGAGGAGGCGCTGCTTCTTCCGGGCACCAAGGTGCTGATGAAGGCTGGAGGAAAACTTCCGGAAGTAAAAGAGGTATTAAAGCATCATCCGGCCGAGGTGACGATGGTTGAAAACTGCGGGATGGAGCAGGAAAGAATTTATTATGGGGCAGAGCAGATACCGGAAGATGCCGGGTATTACACGCTGCTGTTTGTAAAAGAAGAAGGAGAGCCATTATGA